Proteins co-encoded in one Tissierellales bacterium genomic window:
- a CDS encoding S41 family peptidase, which produces MKKLLITLSICLGLSTMSSSALAINDTLFSKDKVKEDINFLVKNLEEVHPDLYANYSEDKFDADIASALESISEPISDAEIFSKFEPIISKLKDGHTGLRYSVDYYNSVLQSPDLMGLISYLKNGKIYFQNASVEHTDLYNDCEIISIDGVSTTKLYNDMISFVSGQNVSYRESTINRNFLAYYYLVNEHKDSYMIEVKNKNGNIEKITLPSVNLDDYKKLIPKSNSSNEYYSYKKINDNTICLTFNDFLDFDKFKVFIDGMFKEIQNESISNLIIDIRKNGGGNSTLGDLLIEHIYDGNFTQISKVDLKVSNQILDRHKSKFEQHGATNQEIEEALAPYLPKIGKITSTIGDTNRNYLESPVFSGNIYVLTSSKTFSSASMFAATIKDYNIGQLIGEETGGLATHFGDLYEFKLPNSDLRAFVSHKYFIRPNGLDTHRGVVPDYNIHDFGDKDALDIAIEIIENLKTK; this is translated from the coding sequence TTGAAAAAATTACTAATTACATTATCCATTTGTCTTGGATTATCTACCATGTCATCTTCGGCGTTAGCTATAAATGATACTCTTTTCTCTAAAGACAAAGTAAAAGAAGACATAAATTTTTTAGTCAAAAATCTTGAAGAAGTACACCCAGATTTGTATGCAAATTATTCTGAAGATAAATTTGATGCAGATATAGCATCCGCTCTTGAAAGTATATCTGAGCCTATTTCCGATGCCGAAATATTTTCAAAATTCGAGCCGATTATCAGCAAATTGAAAGATGGGCATACTGGTTTGAGATACTCAGTTGATTATTATAACTCAGTACTTCAATCTCCTGATTTGATGGGTTTAATCAGTTATCTAAAAAACGGCAAAATTTATTTTCAAAATGCTTCAGTAGAACATACTGACCTTTATAATGACTGTGAAATAATTTCTATTGATGGAGTTTCTACTACCAAACTTTATAATGATATGATTAGCTTTGTAAGTGGTCAAAATGTATCATATAGAGAATCAACTATAAACAGAAATTTTCTAGCGTACTATTACTTAGTAAACGAACATAAAGACTCCTATATGATAGAGGTCAAAAATAAGAATGGTAACATAGAAAAAATTACATTGCCTAGTGTAAATTTAGATGATTATAAAAAACTGATTCCAAAATCAAATTCTAGCAACGAATATTACTCATACAAAAAAATAAATGATAATACTATTTGTTTGACTTTCAATGATTTTTTGGATTTTGATAAATTTAAAGTTTTTATAGATGGAATGTTTAAAGAGATACAAAACGAGTCTATCTCTAATTTAATAATAGATATAAGAAAAAATGGCGGTGGCAATTCTACACTAGGTGATCTTCTAATAGAACACATATATGATGGCAATTTCACCCAGATAAGTAAGGTTGATTTAAAGGTAAGTAATCAAATTTTAGATAGGCATAAATCAAAATTTGAACAACACGGCGCAACTAATCAAGAAATAGAAGAAGCCCTAGCACCTTATTTACCTAAAATTGGAAAAATTACTTCCACTATTGGTGACACTAACAGAAACTATTTAGAATCACCTGTCTTTAGCGGCAATATATACGTATTGACTAGTAGCAAAACATTTTCTAGTGCATCTATGTTTGCTGCAACTATAAAAGACTATAATATAGGGCAATTAATCGGTGAAGAAACTGGTGGTTTAGCAACACATTTCGGAGATTTATATGAATTCAAATTACCTAACTCTGATTTAAGAGCTTTTGTTTCACACAAGTATTTTATCCGTCCAAATGGATTAGACACACATAGAGGTGTTGTTCCTGATTACAATATCCATGATTTCGGCGATAAAGACGCTTTAGATATTGCTATTGAGATTATAGAAAATTTAAAGACTAAATAG
- a CDS encoding GNAT family N-acetyltransferase — MYYKKMIGKRIYLSPIDPEDYKLYTEWINDMEVGLGITFSRMLMSEATEKEALERISKNGYNFAVVDNETNLTIGNVGFPAIDQVNRKGTVGIFIGDKKYWNNGYGGEALSLLMDFGFNILNLHSINLVVFGFNKPAIRCYEKIGFKEAGRLREAKIMAGEKYDEIYMDILASEFESPYIKELMDERIGK; from the coding sequence ATGTACTATAAAAAAATGATAGGAAAGAGAATTTATTTATCGCCTATAGATCCAGAAGATTATAAGCTTTATACTGAATGGATAAATGATATGGAAGTAGGTCTTGGAATAACATTTTCTAGGATGCTTATGAGCGAAGCTACTGAAAAAGAAGCATTAGAGAGAATAAGTAAAAATGGCTATAATTTTGCCGTGGTAGATAATGAAACGAATTTGACTATAGGAAATGTTGGATTTCCTGCTATAGATCAGGTAAATAGAAAAGGCACAGTAGGTATATTTATAGGAGATAAGAAATATTGGAATAATGGATATGGTGGAGAAGCACTTAGCCTACTTATGGATTTTGGTTTTAATATATTGAATCTTCATTCCATTAATTTAGTAGTATTTGGGTTTAACAAACCAGCAATTAGATGTTATGAAAAAATAGGATTTAAAGAAGCGGGAAGACTTAGAGAGGCAAAAATAATGGCTGGCGAAAAGTATGATGAGATTTATATGGATATATTAGCTAGTGAGTTTGAGTCACCATATATTAAAGAGTTGATGGATGAGAGGATTGGAAAATAG
- a CDS encoding YdcF family protein: protein MEFKFKKKLILLFFVVCISIVSMFATSYYLIGTKMTSKVEDPINHKAMIILGAGLWGSEVSPQLKRRLDSSLKLIEQNPELLVVVSGGQGDDEDISEAKAMKDYLVDNGADESKVIMEDKSTSTFENISFSKKLLTKWGLENSKIIIVSTDFHMYRAEMIANRMDMDVSMHASPNLEILKEKNRMRETLALIKDDIFNF from the coding sequence TTGGAATTTAAGTTCAAGAAAAAATTGATTTTGTTATTTTTTGTTGTGTGTATAAGTATTGTTAGTATGTTTGCTACATCATATTATCTAATCGGAACTAAAATGACTTCAAAAGTTGAAGATCCAATAAATCATAAAGCAATGATAATATTAGGGGCAGGGCTTTGGGGAAGCGAAGTTTCGCCTCAGTTAAAAAGGAGGCTTGATAGTAGCTTAAAACTGATAGAGCAAAATCCAGAATTATTAGTTGTGGTATCTGGCGGGCAAGGTGATGATGAGGATATTTCAGAAGCTAAAGCCATGAAAGATTATTTAGTGGATAATGGTGCTGACGAGTCGAAAGTGATTATGGAAGATAAGTCCACATCTACATTTGAGAATATCTCATTTAGTAAGAAATTGCTAACAAAATGGGGATTAGAGAATTCTAAAATAATCATAGTATCTACAGATTTTCACATGTATAGAGCTGAAATGATAGCGAATAGAATGGATATGGATGTTTCTATGCATGCTAGTCCAAATTTGGAAATATTAAAAGAAAAAAATAGAATGAGAGAAACACTAGCACTTATAAAAGATGATATATTTAATTTTTAA
- a CDS encoding AraC family transcriptional regulator, with the protein MFDENIDLGYNINKRFVDESCSVLEMKNATGRGQMTSYEIMPGICIMYNDFHMEYCTSKALSRGNMICIDHCREGRIQWDMKNDKYIYIQGGDLRIDCRKKHGGYFEFPLSHYHGLTIGFMIDQAQNSISQYIKEFPVDLEKLREMFCSDSEVVVLRANESISHIFSELYDVPEKIQNTYFKIKVLELLLYLSALNLEEEQSIRPYFTKFQVEKIKAIEKYMTKNIEQRYTLEELSEKFQISLTSMKNCFKGVYGNSIYAYMKSYRMNKAAVLLKETNLSVIDISGKLGYESPSKFSSAFKSIMGKTPTKYRG; encoded by the coding sequence GTGTTCGATGAAAATATTGATTTAGGCTATAATATAAATAAAAGATTTGTAGATGAGAGTTGTAGTGTGTTAGAGATGAAAAATGCTACTGGAAGAGGTCAGATGACTAGCTATGAGATTATGCCTGGAATATGTATTATGTATAATGATTTTCATATGGAATATTGTACATCAAAGGCTCTGAGTAGAGGTAATATGATATGTATAGACCATTGTCGTGAAGGTAGAATTCAATGGGATATGAAAAATGATAAGTATATTTATATACAAGGTGGAGATCTTAGAATTGATTGCAGAAAAAAGCATGGAGGGTATTTTGAGTTTCCTCTAAGTCATTATCACGGATTGACTATAGGCTTTATGATAGATCAAGCCCAAAATTCAATATCACAATATATAAAGGAGTTTCCAGTTGATTTAGAAAAACTTAGAGAAATGTTTTGTAGTGACTCGGAAGTTGTTGTTCTTAGGGCAAATGAGTCTATATCCCATATATTTTCAGAGTTGTATGATGTACCTGAAAAAATTCAAAATACATATTTTAAAATAAAAGTACTAGAGCTTCTTTTGTATTTGAGTGCATTGAATTTGGAAGAAGAGCAGAGTATTCGACCATATTTTACAAAATTTCAAGTTGAGAAAATAAAAGCTATAGAAAAATATATGACAAAGAATATAGAACAAAGATATACCTTAGAAGAATTATCAGAGAAATTTCAGATTTCACTTACATCGATGAAGAATTGTTTCAAAGGAGTTTATGGAAATTCGATATATGCATACATGAAAAGTTACAGAATGAACAAGGCAGCGGTATTATTAAAAGAAACGAATTTAAGTGTAATTGATATATCGGGTAAATTAGGATATGAGAGCCCGAGTAAATTTTCATCAGCTTTTAAATCGATAATGGGGAAGACTCCTACCAAGTATAGAGGATGA
- a CDS encoding ABC transporter ATP-binding protein/permease: MRKPTTLSRIRIFARPCKMKLILSIVCAIISVIGSIVPYFGVYEILKRFMKGNIEISEIWYFTGICVLGYVVKLLFYGISTTLSHISAYTILQGIRLKMMNKMMKAPLGTILNQTSGKLKNVIVDRVETIELPLAHMIPEGISNGLLPLGIFIYLMNINAKMAFISLITIPFGIISFMSMMKNFSKKYDDFMKASNHVNSVIVEYIGGIEVIKAFSQTQDSYEKFSDSVSSFKEFTLEWFRATWKSMNFTIAILPSTLLGTIPMGLYLYIDGELAPLEFAMCLILSLGLITPLMWFTVAINDSKTISYAIEDAASLLDIEELNDSEIEVELKNYDIKLENVSFSYEEQSSNVLENINLDFKEGTFSALVGPSGGGKSTIAKLITRFWDVKSGSIKINDIDIRHIPLSQLSKIISFVTQDNFLFDCSILENIRMGKPSASDEEVYRAARAAQCEEFVLRLELGYQTNAGEAGAKLSGGERQRIAIARALLKDAPIVILDEATAFTDPENEDKLQKSISALTRGKTLIVIAHRLSTIKSADQIVLMKEGEVDAAGTQDELLKNSKLYKELWKAHIGTKNWSDLGEMEERAYA, translated from the coding sequence ATGAGAAAACCAACTACTTTAAGTAGAATTAGAATTTTTGCAAGGCCATGCAAAATGAAACTGATATTGTCTATAGTTTGTGCAATAATAAGTGTCATAGGTAGTATAGTGCCGTATTTTGGAGTGTATGAGATATTAAAGCGATTCATGAAAGGCAATATAGAAATATCTGAAATATGGTATTTTACTGGGATTTGTGTACTAGGCTATGTCGTTAAGTTATTATTTTATGGTATATCGACAACACTTTCCCATATATCAGCATATACTATATTACAAGGCATAAGACTTAAAATGATGAACAAAATGATGAAAGCTCCACTTGGAACGATATTAAATCAGACATCAGGGAAGCTAAAAAATGTAATAGTTGATAGAGTTGAAACTATAGAGCTTCCACTGGCTCATATGATTCCTGAGGGAATTTCTAATGGATTATTACCACTAGGAATATTTATATACTTAATGAATATAAATGCGAAAATGGCATTTATATCGTTGATAACTATTCCTTTTGGAATCATAAGTTTCATGAGTATGATGAAAAATTTTAGCAAAAAGTATGATGATTTCATGAAGGCTAGTAATCATGTCAATAGTGTGATAGTTGAGTATATAGGTGGCATTGAGGTGATAAAGGCATTTAGTCAAACACAGGATTCGTATGAGAAATTTTCAGATTCTGTATCATCTTTTAAAGAATTTACATTGGAATGGTTTAGAGCTACTTGGAAATCGATGAATTTTACTATAGCTATACTACCTTCTACACTTTTGGGAACTATACCGATGGGATTATACTTGTATATAGATGGAGAATTAGCACCACTGGAATTTGCAATGTGTTTGATATTGTCATTAGGCCTTATAACTCCGCTCATGTGGTTTACAGTGGCAATAAATGATTCGAAAACAATAAGTTACGCAATTGAAGATGCAGCTAGTCTATTAGACATAGAAGAGTTAAACGATTCAGAGATAGAAGTAGAATTAAAGAACTATGACATAAAATTAGAAAATGTCAGTTTTTCTTATGAGGAACAGAGTTCTAATGTTTTGGAAAATATAAATCTTGATTTCAAAGAGGGTACATTTTCTGCATTGGTTGGGCCATCTGGTGGAGGCAAGTCGACAATAGCTAAGTTGATAACTAGATTCTGGGATGTAAAAAGTGGATCAATAAAAATTAATGATATAGATATAAGACATATACCACTTTCTCAACTTTCAAAAATAATAAGTTTTGTAACACAAGATAATTTTTTATTTGATTGTTCTATTCTGGAGAATATTAGGATGGGAAAGCCGTCAGCTAGTGATGAAGAAGTTTATAGGGCTGCAAGAGCAGCGCAATGTGAAGAATTTGTATTAAGGCTAGAGCTGGGATATCAAACAAATGCAGGAGAGGCTGGTGCGAAATTGTCGGGTGGAGAGCGTCAGAGAATTGCAATAGCAAGAGCTCTTTTGAAAGATGCACCTATAGTGATATTAGATGAAGCAACTGCATTCACAGATCCAGAAAATGAGGATAAACTACAAAAATCAATATCTGCTTTGACTAGAGGGAAAACATTGATAGTCATAGCGCATAGATTGTCTACTATAAAATCTGCAGATCAAATAGTATTGATGAAAGAAGGAGAAGTTGATGCAGCTGGAACTCAAGATGAGCTACTGAAAAATAGCAAGCTTTACAAAGAACTCTGGAAGGCTCATATAGGAACTAAAAATTGGAGTGATTTAGGAGAAATGGAGGAAAGAGCCTATGCTTAA
- a CDS encoding VOC family protein, translating to MQLDHVFIATKRGAKKVDELLNFGLSEGTGNVHPGQGTANRRIFFKNAMLEFIWIENEDEVKSDLTSPTKLYQRCKRANDSVSPFGICLRPDDEEEKYAKFKTWSYHPIYLPEFLEIEMSSDTPLEEPMWFYLGFGRRPDQLSEEKREEMNHKIGFEEITGVRLTLVTDEEWSDAAKMIESDAKIVLERGINPLMVLEFDNKKQGKSKDFRPEIPLIIEW from the coding sequence ATGCAATTAGATCACGTATTTATAGCAACAAAGCGAGGAGCTAAAAAAGTTGATGAGCTTTTGAACTTTGGATTAAGCGAGGGGACTGGCAATGTTCACCCAGGTCAAGGAACTGCAAATCGTAGAATTTTCTTTAAAAATGCAATGCTTGAATTTATATGGATAGAAAACGAGGATGAAGTAAAGAGTGATTTAACATCACCTACTAAGTTGTATCAAAGATGCAAGAGAGCAAATGATAGTGTATCGCCATTTGGAATATGTCTAAGACCAGATGACGAAGAAGAAAAATATGCTAAATTCAAAACATGGTCATATCATCCTATATACCTACCTGAATTTCTTGAGATAGAAATGAGTAGTGATACTCCACTCGAAGAGCCAATGTGGTTTTATCTAGGTTTTGGCAGAAGACCAGATCAACTTTCAGAGGAGAAAAGAGAAGAAATGAATCATAAGATTGGATTTGAGGAGATAACTGGAGTTCGCCTGACATTAGTGACGGACGAGGAATGGTCAGATGCAGCAAAAATGATTGAAAGTGATGCAAAAATAGTACTTGAACGAGGAATTAATCCCCTTATGGTGCTAGAATTTGATAATAAAAAGCAGGGAAAATCAAAGGATTTTAGACCAGAAATCCCTCTGATAATCGAATGGTAA
- a CDS encoding NUDIX domain-containing protein, producing MQVSFHDIGELETDELKYVVIVAKKDDKLILSKHRKRTTWEIPGGHIEAGENPDDAAKRELNEETGAKLFKIEAICDYGVSRNSNISYGRLYFANVSEIGPLPELEIEKIELFEGLPLDNMTYPDIQPKLYDRIMQAKK from the coding sequence ATGCAAGTAAGTTTTCACGATATTGGGGAATTAGAAACAGACGAGCTGAAATATGTTGTCATAGTAGCTAAAAAGGATGATAAGTTAATACTTTCTAAACATAGAAAAAGAACTACTTGGGAGATTCCAGGGGGACATATTGAAGCTGGAGAAAATCCAGACGATGCAGCCAAGCGGGAATTAAACGAAGAGACTGGCGCTAAATTGTTTAAAATAGAAGCAATTTGTGACTATGGTGTATCTAGAAATTCTAATATTAGCTACGGAAGATTGTATTTTGCAAATGTGAGTGAAATTGGTCCTTTGCCAGAACTAGAAATAGAGAAAATAGAGCTGTTTGAAGGGTTGCCACTAGATAATATGACTTATCCAGATATACAACCCAAACTTTATGACAGAATTATGCAGGCTAAAAAATAA